The proteins below are encoded in one region of uncultured Eubacteriales bacterium:
- a CDS encoding conserved membrane hypothetical protein (Evidence 4 : Homologs of previously reported genes of unknown function), giving the protein MRTTRADGRRDRRLGLNKIFWGLLFLFFNFNINNVDILPNFVGYLLIAFGMSEVKESKALASTQPLASGAAFYAIATWIMDLLGASLGWISALLGMISLALQLLVTYRIVMGVKELEPIHECDLGSGALNKAWQIMALGSVLGYLLFLLAPVAAAAAIIVAFLAAVYYIYRFYQSKTNYDTGLGGGQS; this is encoded by the coding sequence ATGAGGACGACGAGGGCAGACGGAAGAAGAGATAGGAGGCTTGGTTTGAACAAGATATTTTGGGGGCTTTTATTCCTGTTTTTCAACTTTAACATCAATAACGTAGATATTCTCCCCAATTTTGTGGGTTATCTGCTTATCGCCTTCGGTATGAGCGAGGTGAAGGAGAGTAAGGCTCTCGCCTCGACTCAGCCGCTGGCCTCCGGCGCGGCTTTTTATGCCATCGCCACCTGGATCATGGACTTATTGGGGGCCTCCCTGGGGTGGATCAGTGCCCTGCTGGGTATGATTTCCTTGGCGCTCCAGCTCTTGGTGACCTACCGTATCGTCATGGGAGTGAAGGAGCTGGAGCCTATCCACGAGTGCGACCTGGGTTCCGGCGCGCTGAATAAGGCCTGGCAGATCATGGCCCTGGGCAGCGTGTTGGGGTATTTGCTCTTTCTCTTGGCTCCCGTGGCAGCGGCGGCGGCCATCATCGTCGCCTTCCTGGCGGCGGTCTATTACATCTACAGGTTCTACCAGAGCAAAACGAATTATGATACAGGCTTAGGGGGTGGACAGTCTTGA
- a CDS encoding conserved exported hypothetical protein (Evidence 4 : Homologs of previously reported genes of unknown function) — protein sequence MPKNHLPAGVSALCAALRGAGHEAYPVGGCVRDLLLGRTPEDWDVCTSALPEETQTIFEKTIPTGVAHGTVTVLLGEEKIEVTTFRREGGYADGRHPDAVTFDAGLTEDLSRRDFTVNAMALGEDGEVIDPFGGRADLAAGLIRCVGRADRRFAEDALRMLRAVRFSAQLDFAIEESTAAAIRTNAHRAAALSGERVKAELEKILSSPRPQRIGLLVEAGVLDRLYSGWPAGADWDSLAAVPSGRNERWRAFCALTGFSIRALPVERALRRAVEHPELEMLAKLEISGGELCALGLRGPEVSAMQKRLAAHIRAFPEDNSKEKLLRIAEEWNYERENL from the coding sequence ATGCCGAAAAATCATTTGCCGGCGGGCGTGTCCGCCCTGTGCGCCGCCCTGCGTGGTGCGGGACACGAGGCCTACCCAGTTGGGGGCTGTGTCCGGGACCTGCTGCTGGGCCGTACCCCGGAGGACTGGGATGTGTGTACCTCAGCCCTGCCGGAGGAAACGCAAACGATTTTTGAGAAGACCATCCCCACCGGCGTAGCCCACGGCACGGTGACGGTTCTCCTTGGAGAGGAGAAAATTGAGGTCACCACCTTCCGCCGGGAGGGGGGGTATGCCGACGGGCGGCACCCGGACGCGGTGACCTTCGACGCCGGCCTCACTGAGGACTTGAGCCGCCGGGACTTCACCGTCAACGCTATGGCCCTGGGGGAGGACGGGGAGGTGATCGATCCCTTTGGCGGCCGGGCGGACCTGGCGGCGGGGCTCATCCGCTGCGTGGGGCGGGCGGATCGCCGCTTTGCCGAGGATGCGCTGCGGATGCTCCGGGCGGTGAGGTTTTCAGCTCAGCTGGACTTTGCTATCGAGGAGAGCACTGCCGCCGCCATCCGGACGAACGCCCACCGAGCAGCCGCGCTGTCGGGGGAACGGGTGAAGGCGGAGCTGGAGAAAATTTTGAGTTCCCCCCGGCCTCAGCGGATTGGACTGCTGGTGGAGGCGGGGGTACTGGACCGCCTGTATTCCGGCTGGCCTGCGGGGGCGGACTGGGATAGCCTCGCCGCCGTCCCTTCCGGGAGAAACGAGCGTTGGCGGGCGTTCTGCGCCCTGACCGGCTTCTCCATACGCGCGTTGCCTGTGGAACGCGCACTCCGCCGGGCGGTGGAGCACCCCGAGCTGGAGATGCTGGCCAAACTGGAAATTTCGGGCGGGGAATTATGTGCCCTGGGCCTGCGGGGGCCGGAGGTGAGCGCAATGCAAAAGCGTTTAGCAGCCCATATCCGGGCGTTTCCGGAGGATAATAGTAAGGAAAAGCTTTTGCGTATTGCAGAGGAGTGGAATTATGAACGGGAAAATCTATGA
- a CDS encoding putative sporulation protein YqfD (Evidence 3 : Function proposed based on presence of conserved amino acid motif, structural feature or limited homology): MQKIINFLRGSVRFTVTGPFPERFLNLCAQNGLGFWAVEWLEGGAVKLTAAHKDWRRAKTLAEKAMCTLTREGTMGIPPFLGRFRRRYALLAGMILSLAAVCVLSQFILTVEVSGNSAVSTAEILTELRRLGLRPGTYGPGVDEAMVGQQLLLRVDGLSWCAVNLKGTVAEVLVREAIKAPELLDENILGDVVARVPGIVTQVEVHRGAAAVGEGATVLPGEILISGSVHLEGPLYSGIDLGWQTVRAQGKVYARTWRTLEAEIPLETETKDFTGRSRTLWSLQVLGLRVNFYRNAGISYGRYDKITNVWTARLPEGREMPLSLTRETAREYETVTVPIDADAAEELLKGRLDAALAALLGSGGEVTRTDYSVRQSGGKLIVTLTAECKEEIGKFVPFS; this comes from the coding sequence ATGCAGAAAATCATCAATTTTCTCCGGGGCAGCGTGCGTTTCACCGTCACCGGCCCCTTTCCCGAGCGTTTTTTAAACCTCTGCGCACAGAACGGCCTGGGGTTCTGGGCGGTGGAGTGGCTGGAGGGTGGAGCCGTAAAGCTCACCGCGGCCCACAAGGACTGGCGGCGGGCCAAGACCCTGGCCGAGAAGGCCATGTGTACACTCACCCGGGAGGGGACTATGGGCATCCCGCCCTTTTTGGGTCGTTTTCGCAGGCGTTACGCCCTGCTGGCGGGGATGATCCTCTCCCTGGCGGCGGTGTGCGTCCTGTCTCAATTCATCCTGACGGTGGAGGTCTCCGGCAACAGCGCGGTTTCCACGGCAGAGATTTTGACCGAGCTGCGCCGTTTGGGCCTGCGCCCCGGCACTTACGGTCCGGGCGTGGACGAGGCCATGGTGGGCCAGCAGCTCCTCCTGCGGGTGGACGGCCTCTCCTGGTGCGCCGTAAACCTGAAGGGCACGGTGGCCGAGGTGCTGGTGCGTGAGGCGATAAAGGCTCCTGAGCTGCTGGACGAAAATATTTTAGGGGACGTAGTGGCTCGCGTCCCTGGCATTGTAACCCAAGTTGAGGTGCACAGGGGGGCTGCGGCGGTGGGGGAAGGAGCTACCGTCCTCCCCGGCGAAATACTCATTTCGGGCAGCGTCCACCTGGAGGGGCCTTTGTACAGCGGTATTGATCTGGGCTGGCAGACCGTCAGGGCCCAGGGCAAGGTCTATGCCCGCACCTGGCGCACCCTGGAGGCCGAAATTCCCCTGGAGACTGAGACCAAAGATTTTACCGGCCGCAGCAGGACTCTATGGTCGCTGCAGGTGCTGGGATTGCGCGTCAATTTTTACCGAAACGCTGGTATTTCCTATGGAAGGTATGATAAAATAACAAATGTATGGACTGCGCGGTTGCCGGAGGGGCGGGAGATGCCCCTGTCCCTGACCCGGGAGACGGCGCGGGAGTACGAGACCGTCACCGTCCCCATCGACGCCGACGCGGCGGAGGAGCTGCTGAAAGGCCGGCTGGACGCGGCTCTGGCCGCCCTCCTGGGCTCCGGAGGAGAGGTGACGCGAACCGACTACTCCGTCCGGCAGAGCGGCGGCAAGCTCATTGTGACGCTCACCGCCGAGTGCAAGGAGGAGATCGGCAAATTTGTCCCCTTTTCTTAA
- a CDS encoding conserved hypothetical protein (Evidence 4 : Homologs of previously reported genes of unknown function) yields MNGKIYEFEAVIQKVPDIDGAYVEFPYDVRSEFGKGRVKVHASFDGEPYDGSLVRMGTPGHILGIRKEIRAKITKQPGNTVRVVLQERP; encoded by the coding sequence ATGAACGGGAAAATCTATGAGTTCGAAGCGGTGATCCAAAAGGTGCCCGATATCGACGGGGCCTACGTGGAGTTCCCCTACGATGTGCGATCTGAGTTCGGAAAGGGCCGGGTAAAGGTCCATGCAAGCTTTGATGGCGAGCCCTATGACGGCAGCCTTGTCCGCATGGGTACGCCGGGACATATTCTGGGTATCCGCAAGGAGATAAGGGCTAAAATTACCAAGCAGCCCGGCAATACGGTACGCGTCGTCCTCCAAGAGCGCCCGTAA
- the murC gene encoding UDP-N-acetylmuramate--L-alanine ligase: MSDNIASYIVPGARAHLVGIGGVSMAPLAEVLKGIGMVITGSDMRESATVEHLRSLGIQIAIGHAAENVGSAQLIIRTAAVHDQNPEIAEAHRGGVPVFERAQAWGAIMRGYKNALCISGTHGKTTTTSMCTHIAMAAAADPTVMIGGTLPLLGAGHRVGRGDTIILESCEYCNSFLSFFPTVAVILNVEADHLDFFRDLEDVEHSFRAFADLVPEDGVIIANGDDVNTMRTLAGETRRILTFGLTQGDVHAANLTWSKGLPSFDVMYQEKTFAHVTLSVPGEHNVKNALAAAASAIALGFPASAVEQGLAAFRGAGRRFEHKGTYRGAEVYDDYAHHPGELHALLTTARHLGYKRVICAFQPHTYSRTQALFDDFVEVLALPDMTLLAEIYAAREDNTIGISSKDLADKLPGSLYFPTLEGLTAHLREIAGPGDLILTVGAGDIYTVGEALVKG, from the coding sequence GTGTCAGATAATATCGCAAGTTACATCGTACCCGGCGCGCGGGCCCATCTTGTGGGCATCGGCGGCGTCTCCATGGCGCCTCTGGCTGAGGTGCTCAAGGGCATCGGCATGGTCATCACCGGCTCGGATATGCGGGAGAGCGCCACGGTGGAACACCTGCGCTCCCTGGGTATCCAGATCGCCATCGGCCACGCGGCGGAGAACGTGGGCAGCGCGCAGCTCATCATCCGCACCGCCGCCGTCCACGACCAGAACCCGGAGATCGCGGAGGCCCACCGCGGGGGCGTCCCGGTCTTTGAGCGGGCCCAGGCGTGGGGGGCCATTATGCGGGGGTATAAGAACGCCCTCTGCATCTCGGGCACCCACGGGAAGACCACCACCACCTCCATGTGCACCCACATTGCCATGGCCGCCGCCGCCGATCCCACAGTGATGATCGGCGGAACGCTGCCCCTGCTGGGGGCGGGCCACCGGGTGGGCCGGGGGGACACCATCATTCTGGAGAGCTGCGAGTACTGTAATTCCTTCCTCTCCTTCTTCCCCACTGTGGCTGTCATTCTCAACGTGGAGGCCGACCACCTGGACTTCTTCCGTGACCTGGAGGACGTGGAGCACTCGTTCCGCGCTTTTGCCGATCTGGTGCCGGAGGATGGCGTCATCATCGCCAATGGCGACGATGTAAACACTATGCGCACCCTGGCGGGCGAAACCCGGAGAATACTCACCTTTGGCCTCACACAGGGGGACGTCCACGCAGCGAACCTCACCTGGAGCAAGGGTCTGCCCTCCTTTGATGTGATGTATCAGGAAAAAACCTTCGCCCATGTGACCCTCTCGGTGCCCGGGGAGCACAACGTAAAGAACGCCCTGGCTGCCGCCGCGTCGGCCATCGCCCTGGGTTTCCCCGCCTCCGCCGTGGAGCAGGGGCTCGCCGCCTTCCGCGGAGCGGGCCGCCGGTTCGAGCATAAGGGCACCTACCGCGGCGCGGAGGTCTACGATGACTACGCCCATCACCCCGGCGAGCTGCACGCTCTGCTCACCACCGCCCGGCATCTGGGGTATAAGCGGGTCATCTGCGCGTTCCAGCCCCACACCTACAGCCGCACCCAGGCCCTCTTTGACGACTTCGTGGAGGTGCTGGCCCTGCCGGACATGACCCTTTTGGCGGAAATCTATGCCGCCCGGGAGGACAACACCATCGGAATCTCCTCTAAGGACCTGGCCGACAAGCTGCCCGGCTCCCTCTACTTCCCCACCCTGGAGGGGCTGACCGCCCATCTGCGGGAGATCGCCGGCCCGGGAGATCTCATCTTAACCGTGGGCGCGGGAGATATATACACCGTGGGCGAGGCGTTGGTAAAGGGATAA
- a CDS encoding putative sporulation protein YqfC (Evidence 3 : Function proposed based on presence of conserved amino acid motif, structural feature or limited homology), translating into MEKKPKKDGLLVRTAEVFDLPGDVVAGLPRIELTGNRELRMENHKGILAYGSDEIHISGGKLVVKVRGANLELKAMNASELLIAGTIAGVDIT; encoded by the coding sequence ATGGAGAAAAAACCGAAAAAAGACGGCCTCTTGGTGCGCACCGCCGAGGTCTTCGACCTGCCCGGCGACGTGGTGGCCGGCCTCCCCCGCATCGAGCTGACCGGCAACCGGGAGCTTCGAATGGAAAACCACAAGGGCATCCTGGCCTACGGCAGCGACGAGATCCACATTTCCGGCGGCAAGCTGGTGGTGAAGGTCCGGGGTGCGAATCTGGAGCTGAAGGCCATGAATGCCAGCGAACTCCTGATCGCCGGCACCATCGCGGGCGTGGATATCACCTAG
- the ybeZ gene encoding putative enzyme with nucleoside triphosphate hydrolase domain (Evidence 3 : Function proposed based on presence of conserved amino acid motif, structural feature or limited homology; PubMedId : 12762842; Product type pe : putative enzyme), translating into MIEQSISMERMEEAINIFGSFDENIRIIEHELSVTVVSRDGELKVSGEAENVIYAIKAIEGLMTLSSRGEAINEQNVRYIISLVRTGNEERIGELARDVLCVTAKGKPVKAKTIGQKKYVEAIKKHTVTLGIGPAGTGKTYLAVAAAVAAFRDKQINRIILTRPAVEAGERLGFLPGDLQSKVDPYLRPLYDALFDMLGAETYQKYLERGNIEVAPLAYMRGRTLDDSFIILDEAQNTSREQMKMFLTRIGFGSKIVITGDVTQIDLPTDKVSGLKEAMRVLDGVEDIAICRLTGADVVRHVIVQRIIKAYEDDEGRRKKR; encoded by the coding sequence ATGATAGAACAGTCAATCAGTATGGAACGCATGGAAGAGGCCATCAACATCTTCGGCTCCTTTGACGAGAATATTCGCATCATTGAGCACGAGCTGTCGGTAACGGTGGTGAGCCGGGACGGGGAGCTGAAGGTGTCCGGCGAGGCTGAGAATGTGATTTATGCGATCAAGGCCATCGAGGGACTGATGACCCTCTCCTCCAGGGGCGAGGCCATCAATGAACAAAACGTGCGCTACATCATCTCCCTGGTGCGCACCGGCAATGAGGAGCGCATCGGGGAGCTGGCCCGGGACGTGCTGTGCGTTACCGCGAAGGGCAAGCCCGTCAAGGCGAAGACAATTGGCCAGAAGAAGTACGTGGAGGCCATCAAAAAGCACACCGTCACTTTGGGTATCGGCCCGGCGGGCACGGGCAAGACCTATCTTGCCGTCGCCGCCGCCGTGGCCGCCTTCCGGGACAAGCAGATCAACCGTATCATCCTTACCCGCCCGGCGGTGGAGGCGGGGGAGCGGTTGGGCTTTCTTCCCGGCGACCTCCAGAGCAAGGTGGATCCCTACCTCCGCCCCCTGTACGACGCCCTCTTCGACATGCTGGGGGCAGAGACCTATCAGAAGTATCTGGAGCGTGGCAATATTGAGGTGGCCCCCCTCGCCTATATGCGGGGCCGCACCCTGGACGATAGCTTTATCATCCTGGACGAGGCGCAGAACACCAGCCGGGAGCAGATGAAGATGTTTCTCACCCGCATCGGCTTTGGGTCCAAGATCGTCATCACCGGCGACGTGACACAGATCGACCTGCCCACCGACAAGGTCTCCGGCCTCAAGGAGGCCATGCGGGTTCTGGACGGCGTGGAGGATATCGCCATTTGCCGCCTCACCGGGGCCGACGTGGTGCGCCACGTTATCGTCCAGCGCATCATCAAAGCGTATGAGGACGACGAGGGCAGACGGAAGAAGAGATAG
- a CDS encoding hypothetical protein (Evidence 5 : No homology to any previously reported sequences), whose amino-acid sequence MGAAALIPVGCAGRGKPKENGILNAVVCPLVFSFPPFFKKAKKEGASGSTIPREGGTEKFGLPHRLADWNAMKEGTVRQGKPHFPLGQARTSPDFHTDSRTGGMAVWRKNRKKTASWCAPPRSSTCPATWWPASPASS is encoded by the coding sequence GTGGGGGCGGCAGCCCTAATCCCGGTCGGCTGTGCTGGCCGGGGGAAACCAAAGGAGAACGGTATTTTAAATGCCGTTGTTTGTCCTTTGGTTTTTTCTTTTCCCCCCTTCTTTAAGAAAGCAAAGAAAGAGGGGGCCTCTGGAAGTACGATCCCCCGCGAGGGGGGAACGGAAAAATTCGGGTTGCCGCACCGGCTTGCGGACTGGAACGCGATGAAAGAGGGAACCGTACGACAGGGCAAACCACATTTTCCCCTGGGACAGGCAAGAACGTCCCCGGATTTTCATACAGATAGCAGGACGGGGGGAATGGCCGTATGGAGAAAAAACCGAAAAAAGACGGCCTCTTGGTGCGCACCGCCGAGGTCTTCGACCTGCCCGGCGACGTGGTGGCCGGCCTCCCCCGCATCGAGCTGA